In Ovis canadensis isolate MfBH-ARS-UI-01 breed Bighorn chromosome 3, ARS-UI_OviCan_v2, whole genome shotgun sequence, one DNA window encodes the following:
- the TDRD15 gene encoding tudor domain-containing protein 15 — translation MDPTSLLPTLLNVNLTISHIECLPKDVLVKFQGRNNIECEFDYHILQREIQHIQKGNSSVDIDDFCLVEERVSGEWQRGRVVEKKNELYTVLLIDRGEELRVDSTHVASACDNLFELPPRVTFGILANILPAGEKWSPKALNYFRSLVGLQVKGCVQAVLPLQMILLEVPNIISQVLELQLGRLIDGDSFRLIVEMVKEFPKQMPDSLHHKRPESSLSNNDTLLDIQHVLDNLQPSLSVGSTESVKVSSALSPSKFYCQLIKWIPELENFTTSMTLHYDIISQGSSPTCDNFGLLCVARRRNGQWHRGILQQLLPNNQVRIWFMDYGSSETIPSVHVKKLKQDFILVPLFSFPCSLTCLHSPDRDTRKFQLSIFKQALLGQVVYAHLDQFNKDEHLYYVTLESQESAISSKCLLKTVGTQVLCPVSDSKIYNRLRATSASEVNSFAVESFIANTERSIDSLSKKDTFKIDFPVKTVEMKIEAAYIAFVVYVLNPSNFWVRTNEHQNEFQDIMKNINKYYDLCENDELILRNPEPGLFCCARYSKDRHFYRAVITEINGYKINVYFLDYGNTDSIPFFDVKILLPEFCELPALAMCCSLAHIFPIEDLWVKAAVDYFKKIVLNKAVLLQVIAKKDDKYTVNIQSIEASENSDVVSLMLQAGYAEYWEVEPECCPKFVSEYSVLNLKSKNKVNVKVISALEGPQSKRYHSNKLKESNLSLLKSPPVNFSDLKNPFTLSVGPESPWRYKEYVFKPGTVLEVKCSYSCGPGDFLCQLQCKLEDLKLLMEQLQDYYSVHSDPYQVGQMACVAKSSKDGKWYRAAILTQISKKEFDVVLVDYGYQERVLIRDLCAIKPHFLSLEAQAFRCSLNHLVEPISCKVFSWSREACRDFENFISSSRGLLTCVIFAIVLIYPNCLSNLVDLQSPFTSAKEFLIRHGSAQYCTVSKPFPSSVHLYSYCYSSFNIKIGSEEEIYISHIYSPQKFYCQLSRNNKDLEMIETKIREISYLSDCPKYNFSKMRLCISKYVEDGLSYRALSMPTDSLSDFLVYFVDFGNKQLVEESMLRAVSDEFPELLFTPMQAIQCFLSDLSNVDIPAEINNWFADKYFGKPLRAKILSREPDGQFGVDLYDGYQHINQKIKMLLHAYQKKHCDQAQCVKKDHKTNENKKEAVSLKGKIENNYHRNISKTSLITYSESKTDQLMNPRSIYARLLKPSVCCKVEPVSKNKVKTSLQDELKNKGVEIVPELAHILDEHDVGQNSVKVVSPSFMRELNQAASKNIHSYARPQIKDLPQPKIYLNAYVKGYVSNISNPASFHIQLAENENLIIRLAAALNVRRASIVRERKSVKPMVGDLVVAEYSGDNAIYRAVIKKILSRNSYEVEFIDYGNTAVVSTSKIYEIKKEFLTIPQLGVHSFLSGVKWNEPNEIWDRKTVDYFASRVSNKTVSCEFLKRHEQKWEVNVICDEKCVINELVKWTACSKLQRIVLQMPQVVSQKVGPVDNEMKKGGSNGYEGSVILQPSYQQLVSIPFEELKPGQLEKAEILHVSKSGMFYVKLSKNKKTLSDLTVLITKEVRNTAFLSVENIEQGLECLAKSKNTFEWYRSKVDKYVGEKVLVFLVDCGRYEIVPLCNTKVLSNEIRNIPRQAVPCKWIWFENFRKMPFESIVGLFAHLEISILFLKYLDSAWKVDILIDGLLFLEYLNLNTVHVEENKFRSSGIICSVGSKTPVSPCTIRSFPWTQLQNGRQYFGIATAVSDPSDFCVQLEDFFDTMKSLFMLLSDLPEDLQTVPQEHIIPGSSCLFKYESEDQWNRVEISEVSDQNLLLILIDYGFSVYIHYSDIKNLKVVPEELLNLPRLSYPCILHGVLPAEGRHWNEEAKRFFQDFLSKPGLVFQFREYSFKTKLNVDIIHEKNNLADMLVASGLGIYSKDSAHLDAVTTGSIEVQYKSESKPICQLLAQNNYKIENINCTCTEKQVLKNLKTIKRKDVYKHLLRKSHISRRLQSGNSVLRRKKVDTGTHNPRSTITSDTCATASFWESPNGLKNNTNCIENIFAKLSEGLQESDTVDLRNNRKSTTC, via the coding sequence ATGGATCCTACATCTTTGTTACCAACCCTTTTAAATGTGAATCTGACAATATCACATATAGAATGTCTTCCCAAGGACGTTTTGGTGAAATTTCAAGGCAGAAATAACATTGAATGTGAGTTTGACTACCATATATTGCAGAGGGAaatacagcatattcaaaaaggAAACAGTAGTGTAGACATTGATGACTTCTGTTTGGTTGAAGAAAGAGTATCAGGAGAATGGCAGAGAGGAAGAgttgtggaaaagaaaaatgaactctaTACTGTGCTCCTCATAGATCGCGGAGAGGAACTGAGAGTTGACAGTACGCACGTTGCTTCAGCCTGTGACAACTTATTTGAGCTACCACCACGGGTAACATTTGGCATTTTGGCCAACATACTACCAGCTGGGGAAAAATGGTCTCCCAAGGCTTTGAATTATTTCAGGTCATTAGTAGGACTACAAGTGAAAGGTTGTGTACAAGCTGTTTTGCCTCTTCAGATGATTCTTCTTGAAGTGCCAAACATAATATCCCAGGTTCTTGAATTACAGTTAGGGAGACTCATTGATGGAGATTCATTTCGTCTTATTGTGGAAATGGTAAAAGAATTCCCCAAACAAATGCCAGATTCATTACACCATAAAAGACCTGAATCATCATTAAGTAATAACGATACTTTACTTGATATTCAGCATGTTCTGGATAATTTGCAACCATCTTTGTCAGTGGGCAGTACTGAAAGTGTAAAAGTATCATCTGCCTTGAGCCCAAGTAAATTTTATTGCCAATTAATTAAATGGATTCCAGAGTTAGAAAACTTTACAACATCTATGACATTGCATTATGATATTATCAGCCAAGGAAGTAGTCCCACCTGTGATAATTTTGGACTACTTTGTGTTGCCAGAAGGAGAAATGGACAGTGGCATAGAGGAATTCTTCAGCAGCTTTTGCCCAATAATCAAGTGAGAATTTGGTTTATGGATTATGGCAGTAGTGAGACTATACCTTCAGTTCATGTAAAGAAACTTAAACAAGATTTTATCTTAGtaccattattttcatttccatgttCTCTAACATGTTTACACAGTCCAGACAGAGATACAAGAAAATTTCAACTGAGTATATTTAAACAAGCCTTGTTAGGACAGGTAGTATATGCACACCTTGATCAGTTCAATAAGGATGAGCATTTGTATTATGTAACCTTAGAAAGTCAAGAGTCTGCAATTAGTTCTAAGTGTCTGCTGAAGACTGTAGGCACACAAGTACTTTGTCCAGTGTCTGATTCAAAAATTTATAATAGGCTGAGGGCGACTAGTGCTTCTGAGGTAAACAGCTTTGCAGTTGAGAGTTTTATTGCAAACACTGAGCGGTCGATAGACTCTCTAAGTaaaaaagatacttttaaaatagattttcctGTTAAAACTGTAGAAATGAAGATAGAGGCTGCCTACATAGCTTTTGTAGTGTATGTATTAAACCCATCAAATTTCTGGGTACGTACTAATGAACATCAGAATGAATTTCAagatataatgaaaaatataaacaaatattatgATTTGTGTGAAAATGATGAACTGATTCTAAGAAATCCAGAACCTGGATTATTTTGTTGTGCTAGATATAGCAAGGATAGACATTTTTATAGAGCTGTCATCACTGAAATTAATGGTTATAagattaatgtttattttttagattatggAAATACTGATTCCATACCATTTTTTGATGTAAAAATTTTGCTTCCAGAGTTCTGTGAGTTGCCTGCTTTAGCCATGTGCTGTTCACTTGCACATATATTTCCTATTGAAGATTTATGGGTGAAGGCTGctgttgattattttaaaaaaattgtcctGAACAAAGCAGTTTTGCTTCAGGTTATAGCAAAAAAAGATGACAAATATACTGTAAATATTCAGAGTATTGAAGCCTCAGAAAATAGTGATGTTGTCTCTCTTATGTTACAAGCTGGATATGCAGAATATTGGGAAGTAGAACCAGAATGTTGTCCAAAATTTGtaagtgaatattcagtgttaaatttaaaatctaaaaacaaagttAACGTTAAAGTCATATCTGCCCTTGAAGGACCTCAGTCTAAAAGGTACCATTCAAATAAGCTAAAAGAAAGTAATTTGTCTTTGTTAAAGTCCCCACCTGTTAATTTCTCTGACTTAAAAAACCCTTTCACCTTGTCTGTGGGACCTGAGTCACCATGGCGTTATAAAGAATATGTGTTTAAACCAGGAACAGTCCTTGAAGTTAAGTGTTCTTATTCTTGTGGCCCAGGTGACTTCTTATGCCAGCTGCAATGTAAGTTAGAAGATTTAAAATTACTAATGGAACAACTTCAGGATTATTATAGTGTTCATTCTGATCCTTATCAGGTTGGGCAGATGGCTTGTGTTGCTAAATCCTCTAAAGATGGGAAGTGGTATAGAGCTGCTATTTTGACTCAAATATCAAAAAAAGAATTTGATGTAGTACTGGTTGATTATGGCTACCAGGAAAGAGTTTTAATTAGAGATCTTTGTGCTATTAagccacattttctttctttagaagCCCAGGCCTTCAGATGTAGTCTTAACCATTTAGTTGAACCCATTAGTTGTAAAGTATTCAGTTGGTCGAGAGAAGCGTGCAGAGACtttgagaattttatttcttcatctagaGGGTTATTGACTTGTGTCATCTTTGCCATAGTTCTTATATATCCAAACTGTTTAAGTAATTTAGTGGATTTACAGTCTCCGTTTACTAGTGCAAAAGAATTTCTTATTCGTCATGGCTCTGCACAGTATTGTACAGTATCAAAGCCATTTCCATCTTCAGTTCATCTTTACAGTTACTGTTATTCTTCCTTCAATATAAAAATTGGAAGTgaggaagaaatatatatatctcacatataTAGTCCTCAAAAGTTTTATTGCCAACTTAGTAGAAATAATAAAGACCTAGAGATGATAGAAACAAAAATCAGGGAAATTAGTTACCTCAGTGATTGCCCCAAATATAATTTTAGTAAAATGAGATTATGTATATCTAAGTATGTAGAGGATGGTCTCTCTTATAGAGCTTTATCAATGCCGACAGATTCATTATCTGACTTCCTGGTGTATTTTGTGGACTTTGGAAATAAGCAGTTAGTAGAAGAAAGTATGTTGAGGGCTGTTTCAGATGAATTTCCAGAGTTGCTGTTTACACCTATGCAAGCTATTCAGTGTTTTTTGTCAGATCTTAGCAATGTAGATATTCCAGCAGAAATCAATAACTGGTTTGCagataaatattttggaaaaccATTAAGGGCAAAAATACTATCCAGGGAGCCAGATGGCCAGTTTGGTGTGGACTTATATGATGGATATCAACatataaatcagaaaattaagatgTTGCTTCATGCTTATCAAAAAAAACATTGTGACCAAGCACAGTGTGTGAAAAAGGATCATAAaacaaatgagaataaaaaagagGCTGTTTCCTTGAAAggcaaaatagaaaacaattatCACCGTAACATAAGTAAAACTAGTCTAATAACATATTCTGAAAGCAAAACAGATCAGCTGATGAATCCCAGAAGTATATATGCCAGGCTTTTGAAACCATCAGTTTGCTGTAAAGTGGAACCTGTGTCAAAAAACAAGGTGAAGACATCTTTGCAAgatgaacttaaaaataaaggTGTAGAAATTGTCCCTGAACTTGCACATATTCTTGATGAACATGATGTGGGCCAAAACTCAGTAAAGGTTGTATCACCGTCCTTTATGAGAGAATTAAATCAAGCAGCCTCAAAAAACATACATAGTTATGCCAGACCACAAATTAAAGACCTTCCTCAACCCAAGATTTACTTAAATGCATACGTTAAAGGATATGTTTCTAATATAAGTAATCCAGCGAGTTTCCATATTCAGCTTGCTGAGAATGAAAATTTAATCATCAGACTAGCAGCTGCTCTAAATGTAAGAAGAGCCAGtatagtgagagagagaaaatcagtTAAACCGATGGTAGGAGATCTTGTAGTTGCAGAATACTCTGGTGACAATGCCATTTACAGAGCAGTTATTAAGAAAATTTTGTCAAGAAATTCTTATGAAGTGGAATTTATTGACTATGGTAACACTGCAGTAGTAAGCACATctaaaatttatgaaattaaGAAGGAATTCTTAACCATTCCTCAGCTAGGAGTTCATTCTTTCCTTAGTGGAGTCAAGTGGAATGAACCTAATGAAATATGGGACAGAAAAACTGTGGATTATTTTGCTTCAAGAGTAAGTAACAAAACAGTCTCCTGTGAGTTTTTGAAAAGGCATGAACAGAAATGGGAAGTAAATGTAATTTGTGATGAAAAATGTGTCATTAATGAACTAGTGAAATGGACAGCATGCTCGAAACTACAGAGAATAGTATTACAAATGCCTCAGGTTGTCTCTCAAAAGGTGGGCCCTGTTGATAATGAAATGAAGAAAGGAGGATCAAATGGATATGAAGGTTCTGTGATCCTTCAGCCATCCTACCAACAACTGGTTAGTATTCCTTTTGAAGAGTTAAAACCTGGACAACTTGAAAAGGCTGAAATACTTCATGTTTCAAAAAGTGGAATGTTTTATGTGAagttatctaaaaataaaaagactttatCAGATTTAACAGTATTAATTACTAAAGAAGTAAGAAACACTGCTTTTTTATCAGTAGAAAATATTGAGCAAGGCTTGGAATGCTTGGCAAAATCTAAGAACACTTTTGAGTGGTATCGATCAAAAGTAGATAAGTATGTTGGTGAGAAAGTGCTTGTTTTTTTAGTAGATTGTGGTAGGTATGAAATAGTGCCTTTATGTAATACTAAGGTGCTTAGTAATGAAATCAGAAATATTCCAAGACAAGCTGTGCCTTGTAAATGGATTTGGTTTGAAAATTTTAGGAAGATGCCATTTGAATCCATTGTGGGTTTGTTTGCTCATTTGGAAATAAGCATCCTTTTCCTGAAATATTTAGACTCTGCTTGGAAAGTAGACATTTTGATAGATGGTCTGTTATTTTtggaatatttaaatttaaatacagttcatgttgaagaaaacaaatttagatCTTCAGGAATTATTTGTAGTGTTGGATCTAAGACTCCCGTATCACCATGTACCATAAGATCATTTCCTTGGACACAGCTTCAAAATGGTAGGCAATATTTTGGTATTGCCACTGCTGTTTCTGATCCATCAGACTTCTGTGTTCAGTTGGAAGATTTCTTTGACACAATGAAATCTCTCTTTATGTTGCTTTCTGATCTACCAGAAGACTTACAAACAGTGCCTCAAGAGCATATAATTCCCGGTTCTAGTTGTTTGTTCAAATATGAATCGGAAGATCAGTGGAATAGAGTAGAAATTTCTGAAGTCTCTGATCAGAATTTACTTCTTATATTGATTGACTATGGATTTTCTGTTTACATACATTATTCAGATATAAAAAATCTTAAAGTTGTTCCTGAAGAACTTCTGAATTTGCCGAGGCTAAGTTATCCTTGCATCTTACATGGTGTCTTACCTGCTGAAGGGAGACATTGGAATGAAGAAGCCAAAAGATTTTTTCAAGATTTCCTGAGTAAACCAGGCTTAGTTTTTCAGTTTAGGGaatacagttttaaaacaaaactgaacGTAGACATCATTCATGAGAAAAACAATTTGGCAGACATGTTAGTTGCTTCTGGTCTTGGAATTTATTCTAAAGATTCAGCTCATCTTGACGCAGTTACTACTGGATCTATCGAAGTCCAATATAAGTCAGAGAGTAAGCCTATTTGCCAATTGTTAGctcaaaataattacaaaatagaaaatataaattgtaCATGCACTGAGAAGCAAGTGCTAAAAAATCTGAAAACTATAAAGAGGAAAGACGTCTATAAACATCTCTTAAGGAAAAGCCATATTAGTAGAAGATTACAGTCTGGAAACTCAGTACTGAGGAGGAAGAAGGTTGATACTGGAACACATAATCCCCGAAGTACCATTACATCTGATACATGTGCAACAGCTTCATTTTGGGAATCACCTAATGGTTTGAAGAATAACACCAATTGCATTGAAAACATTTTTGCAAAGCTAAGTGAAGGATTGCAGGAAAGTGATACAGTGGACTTAAGAAACAACAGGAAAAGCACTACATGTTAA